The nucleotide window ATTAGTAATGTCTTTTTAAATAATGGACGGATATTAAATCTAGTAACTCGATAGATTTTAATAAGGTTCATAGCTGAAGCTGTAATGACTGCTAACCCAGTTGCGAACACGGCACCTTTTGCACCGAACCACATAATGAATGGTACGTTTGCGATAATTTTAATTCCTAGTCCAGTAGACAAGCTCAATAGAGTGAAGTTCTGTCGATTGATCCCTTGCAGGATCGAGGCACTTACTGTAAATAAAGCAAAGAATAACGCTACAGGTGCATAATAAGCAAGCAAAGGACCTGCATAACTTATGGAATCTACACTATAAAAAGATCCGTAAGCCTGGTCTGATAATAGAGATAATCCTACTACGGCCGGAAGAATGATGAAGATTATGATCAATAAGGCTTGGTTAATATAATGGGTGTATTCATCATAATCGTCTCGGGTAAATGCTCCTGTAATGGCTGGAAGTACAGCCAGGGATAACCCCGTAGCTAATGTAACCGGTATAATCGCAAGTTTATGACCGTAAAAACTAATTACAGAAAAAAGGTCCTCAGATATTCCCGCCTGTCCAATTTGAGCCATCGCACGATTAAAAGTAAATTGATCTACCAGTTGATAAAGAGGTGTTGCGATGCCCACTAATACAAATGGACCTGCATACGAAAGCAATTCTTTCGTCATTTGTACCCTAGTAAAACTGGATTCGACCTCAGCTTCATCCATTTCTTTTTCTATTAGAGGTCTACGTTTTTTATAGTATCCTAGTAACACCAAGGCAGACGCAATTGCACCGATAAAGGCAGCAAAAGTTGCAACTCCAACCGCAAAAGTAACTGTTCCTCCAAGTACATGGATGACAACGAAAGCACCTGCAAGTACGAAACCAATACGAACGATTTGTTCTACAACTACAGATACAGCTGTCGGACCCATGGATTCATGTCCCTGAAAATATCCACGAACAAGACTCATTGGAGGAATGATTAGTAATGCGAAACTGACCATCTGAATGACGAACTTAACATCTTCAACACTGTTTTCCATCTTTTCATTCGGGATAACAAGGCCCGCTAACCAACCGGCACTCAAAAACATCACAGCAAAGGCTACGAAACCTGTACCGATCATAATCGCCATACCTGTCCTGAACATCGACTCTTTAGTAGCATAGTCACCCATTGAATGATACTTAGATACAAACTTCGACATCGCTAAAGGAATCCCAAGAGTCGCAATACTTATAAAAATCATATAGGGGACATACGCATAGTTGTAAAGCGCACCACCTGTTCCACCTACAAGCATAAAAAAAGGAATCGTGTAAAGCATTCCTAGTAATTTAGATAAAAAATTGGCACCCGACAACATCATGGTGCCTCTCACTATATTTGATTTTGCCATTATTACACCTACTATTGTTTTTCAATTCGACATTTTTATTCTATCATAGAATTAGCAAAGAAAAATACGTAGAAGGGCATGAAATATAATTGAAATATGATGTAATTATCATTGGAGGTGGCCCATCAGGCTTAATGGCTGCAATTTCAGCTGGCCGATCTGGTGCAAAAACCTTATTAATTGAAAAAGGAAGTAAACTCGGACGCAAGTTGGCTATCAGTGGCGGGGGACGTTGCAATGTCACAAATGTCTTGCCAGATGATGAACTAATCGCGCATATACCCGGAAATGGTCGATTTCTGTACAGTGCCTTTTCTCTATACAATAACTACTCCATCATTGATTATTTCGAATCCCTAGGAGTGAAATTGAAAGAAGAAGATAAAGGCAGAATGTTTCCTGTTAGTGATAGTGCCAAAACCGTGGTGCAGACTTTGATTAAAGAGCTAGACGTATATTCAATCGATTCTAGATTGAATACGAAAGTTGAAGCTGTAGACTATGGGGAGCAACAACACCAAGTGATTTTGGAAGGCGGCGAAAAAGTCGAGTGCACTTCATTGGTAATTGCAGTTGGAGGAAAATCTGTACCTCACACAGGAAGTGAAGGGCAAGGGTATGCTTGGGCTAAAAAAGCTGGACATACCATTACTGAATTATATCCAACTGAAGTTCCTATGACTTCAAAAGAGAAATTCATTCGTGATAAAGTCCTTCAAGGGATTTCAATACGGGATGTTGAACTCACTGCATTAAAGCCAAATGGAAAGCCGATTAAAACTCATCGTTGGGATCTGATTTTCACCCACCAAGGAATCTCTGGTCCAGCCGCTTTGCGTATCAGTCAATATGTCGTGAAGGCATTAAAAAAGTTCGATGTGGACGAACTTACTTGTTCCATCGATACTTTTC belongs to Halalkalibacillus sediminis and includes:
- a CDS encoding putative polysaccharide biosynthesis protein, translating into MAKSNIVRGTMMLSGANFLSKLLGMLYTIPFFMLVGGTGGALYNYAYVPYMIFISIATLGIPLAMSKFVSKYHSMGDYATKESMFRTGMAIMIGTGFVAFAVMFLSAGWLAGLVIPNEKMENSVEDVKFVIQMVSFALLIIPPMSLVRGYFQGHESMGPTAVSVVVEQIVRIGFVLAGAFVVIHVLGGTVTFAVGVATFAAFIGAIASALVLLGYYKKRRPLIEKEMDEAEVESSFTRVQMTKELLSYAGPFVLVGIATPLYQLVDQFTFNRAMAQIGQAGISEDLFSVISFYGHKLAIIPVTLATGLSLAVLPAITGAFTRDDYDEYTHYINQALLIIIFIILPAVVGLSLLSDQAYGSFYSVDSISYAGPLLAYYAPVALFFALFTVSASILQGINRQNFTLLSLSTGLGIKIIANVPFIMWFGAKGAVFATGLAVITASAMNLIKIYRVTRFNIRPLFKKTLLIAIMTTVMGTFVLLANMIVGSFFAEEPSKLKLITQLVFSVGIGAYIYFVIAYHTTLLERLLGSRVKRFSKVFFDFK
- a CDS encoding NAD(P)/FAD-dependent oxidoreductase, encoding MKYDVIIIGGGPSGLMAAISAGRSGAKTLLIEKGSKLGRKLAISGGGRCNVTNVLPDDELIAHIPGNGRFLYSAFSLYNNYSIIDYFESLGVKLKEEDKGRMFPVSDSAKTVVQTLIKELDVYSIDSRLNTKVEAVDYGEQQHQVILEGGEKVECTSLVIAVGGKSVPHTGSEGQGYAWAKKAGHTITELYPTEVPMTSKEKFIRDKVLQGISIRDVELTALKPNGKPIKTHRWDLIFTHQGISGPAALRISQYVVKALKKFDVDELTCSIDTFPDESPESLSQKLIKASERQPNKAVKHLWKEEIPERYLLFLMDRTSFDPMSTFHHLEKKKVMELAGLMKDFRFKVNGTLPIEKAFITGGGVSLKEIIPNQMASKLMDRLYFCGEILDIHGYTGGFNITAAFSTGHVAGMNAAERAIIQY